The following proteins are encoded in a genomic region of Iodidimonas sp. SYSU 1G8:
- a CDS encoding VOC family protein, translating into MSQPDNRLKLRQIALVARDLHAAEQDLTAIFGVQVAYRDPAVAKFGLENIVVPVGDQFLEVVAPTRAGTAAERYLERRGGDGGYMVILQCADPAARDARIAALGIRTVLDIDYHDYDGVQLHPQDTGGSFLEVDWAPDFERPDGPWHPAGDHWRASKRTEISAGIAAVEIQSADPETLAARWGRILAAQPMAGDGLWTISLGLGSLRFTECRDERGEGLAGIDILLNDPDSARREASRRGRLVSPNQALIGGVRFALLTA; encoded by the coding sequence ATGAGCCAACCGGACAATCGCCTGAAATTGCGGCAGATCGCACTGGTTGCCCGGGACCTGCATGCGGCCGAGCAGGATCTGACCGCCATCTTCGGCGTGCAGGTCGCATACAGGGATCCTGCGGTCGCCAAGTTCGGCCTCGAGAATATCGTCGTGCCCGTCGGCGACCAGTTCCTGGAAGTCGTCGCGCCGACCCGGGCGGGCACCGCGGCAGAACGCTATCTGGAGCGGCGCGGCGGCGACGGCGGCTACATGGTGATCCTGCAATGCGCCGACCCGGCGGCGCGGGATGCGCGGATCGCCGCGCTGGGCATCCGCACCGTTCTCGACATCGACTATCACGATTATGACGGCGTGCAGCTTCATCCCCAGGACACGGGCGGCTCGTTCCTGGAAGTGGACTGGGCGCCGGATTTCGAGCGGCCTGACGGCCCGTGGCATCCCGCGGGCGACCATTGGCGGGCCTCGAAGCGCACTGAAATTTCGGCCGGCATCGCGGCCGTGGAAATTCAGTCCGCCGATCCGGAAACCCTCGCCGCGCGCTGGGGACGCATCCTCGCCGCCCAACCCATGGCCGGTGACGGGCTCTGGACGATCAGCCTCGGCCTTGGATCGCTCAGGTTCACGGAGTGCCGCGACGAGCGGGGCGAAGGACTGGCCGGTATCGACATTCTTCTGAACGACCCTGACAGCGCGCGGCGCGAGGCCTCGCGGCGCGGCCGGCTCGTATCCCCCAATCAGGCGCTGATCGGCGGCGTCCGCTTCGCCCTTTTGACGGCTTAA
- a CDS encoding glutathione binding-like protein — protein MIDLYSASTPNGWKASIMLEELGLPYELKRVDLGKAEQKTPEFLKINPNGRIPAIVDRDAGDFPVFESGAIMLYLAEKTGKLIPSDAKGRSLVIQWLMFQMGGVGPMQGQAHVFLHSAPETIPYAIERYQNETRRLYGVLDTRLADNAYLAGDFSLADIANWTWIWFHGFAGIALEDFPNLKRWFDELEARPGFQRGMAVTPVAPEVVARMTSGGRLQRP, from the coding sequence ATGATCGATCTCTATAGCGCGTCGACGCCCAATGGCTGGAAGGCGTCCATCATGCTCGAGGAGCTCGGGCTGCCTTACGAGCTGAAGCGCGTCGACCTCGGCAAGGCCGAACAGAAAACCCCCGAATTCCTGAAGATCAATCCCAATGGCCGGATCCCCGCCATTGTCGATCGCGACGCCGGCGACTTCCCTGTCTTCGAATCCGGCGCGATCATGCTGTATCTGGCGGAAAAGACCGGAAAGCTCATCCCGAGCGATGCAAAGGGCCGTTCGCTGGTCATCCAGTGGCTGATGTTCCAGATGGGCGGCGTCGGTCCGATGCAGGGTCAGGCCCATGTCTTCCTGCATTCGGCGCCCGAGACGATTCCCTACGCCATAGAGCGTTACCAGAACGAGACTCGCCGTCTCTATGGGGTGCTGGATACGCGGCTGGCCGACAATGCCTATCTGGCCGGTGACTTTTCCCTTGCCGACATCGCCAACTGGACCTGGATCTGGTTTCACGGCTTTGCCGGGATCGCGCTCGAGGATTTTCCGAATCTCAAGCGCTGGTTCGATGAACTCGAGGCGCGCCCCGGCTTCCAGCGCGGCATGGCGGTCACGCCGGTGGCGCCCGAAGTGGTCGCCCGAATGACCTCGGGGGGGCGGCTGCAACGGCCCTGA
- a CDS encoding CBS domain-containing protein: MKVEAVLQGKGREVITVASTMTVADAVDMIHRHRIGAVVVTGTDSGALGIFSERDLVRGIAEIGSRVLDLPVGEIMTMVIHSCSRAHSVSEVMEMMTRRRIRHIPVIEDGQLLGIVSIGDAVKARIAEAELEASALKEYITAG, encoded by the coding sequence ATGAAAGTCGAAGCTGTTCTTCAGGGTAAAGGTCGCGAGGTCATCACCGTCGCCTCTACCATGACGGTCGCGGACGCAGTGGACATGATTCACCGGCACCGGATCGGCGCGGTCGTGGTCACGGGCACGGACAGCGGCGCTCTTGGCATTTTTTCCGAGCGCGATCTGGTTCGCGGCATCGCGGAGATCGGATCGCGGGTGCTGGATTTGCCGGTTGGCGAAATCATGACCATGGTGATTCACAGTTGTTCCCGCGCGCATTCGGTGTCGGAAGTCATGGAGATGATGACCCGCCGGCGGATCAGGCACATTCCGGTGATCGAGGACGGACAGTTGCTCGGGATCGTCAGCATCGGCGACGCGGTGAAGGCGCGAATCGCCGAAGCCGAGCTCGAGGCATCGGCGCTGAAGGAATACATCACCGCCGGCTGA
- a CDS encoding recombinase family protein, which produces MSLRAVIYARYSSDNQKDASIEDQVELCRRYSEARGWTVVGTFEDRALSGASSARPAFQALSAQLRSGTFDVVLAEAIDRISRKLADVAALFDQFQFNRIAFHTVATGEVTHLHVGLLGTMAQIYLSDLKEKTKRGQLGLVLKGRIPAGHAYGYDLVPGTAGERRINQGEAEIVRRIFREFAAGKSPRVIAHALNAEHMPGPGGRPWRDTTIRGQVDRGTGILNNPLYIGQLVWNRCSYVKDPRTGKRVARVNPPSAWETTPVPELAIIEPTLWEKTRQRQQLVSQEMGRDPQGNPLNRAHRRKFLLSGLVRCGVCGSGFTITGQDRYGCATRRSSGTCTNSLTIGRAELEARVLHGIRETLLTPDLFKAFADEFRKEVIAAQAEASAANERLAAELASIDARITGVVSAIENGHYSPTLGKRLSELEAEQARLLSLRQSQPETQPIILHPNLPELYARQIAALTANLNDPAVKDEAGDVLRSLIEKIVVLPGSAGDRVNLELHGDLARILRLCGIADNKKPREPCDSWGLLSVVAGTGFEPVTFRL; this is translated from the coding sequence ATGAGTCTGCGCGCCGTCATCTACGCCCGCTATTCCTCCGACAACCAGAAGGATGCCTCGATCGAGGATCAGGTCGAACTCTGCCGCCGCTATTCCGAGGCCCGCGGCTGGACCGTTGTCGGGACCTTCGAGGACAGGGCCCTCAGCGGCGCTTCCTCGGCCCGCCCCGCCTTCCAGGCGCTGAGCGCGCAGCTTCGGAGCGGAACCTTCGATGTCGTTCTCGCCGAGGCCATTGACCGCATCAGCCGCAAGCTCGCGGACGTGGCGGCCCTGTTCGACCAGTTCCAGTTCAACCGCATCGCGTTCCACACCGTCGCGACCGGCGAGGTTACCCATCTGCATGTCGGCCTCCTCGGCACCATGGCGCAGATCTATCTGTCGGATCTGAAGGAGAAGACCAAGCGGGGCCAGCTGGGTCTGGTCCTCAAGGGCCGCATCCCCGCAGGTCACGCCTATGGCTACGACCTTGTCCCCGGAACAGCCGGCGAGCGGCGCATCAATCAGGGCGAGGCCGAGATCGTCCGCCGCATCTTCCGCGAGTTCGCGGCCGGCAAGAGCCCGCGTGTCATCGCCCATGCCCTGAATGCCGAGCACATGCCGGGTCCCGGAGGCCGCCCCTGGCGCGACACCACCATTCGCGGTCAGGTCGATCGCGGGACCGGCATCCTCAATAATCCCCTCTATATCGGGCAGCTGGTCTGGAACCGCTGCAGTTACGTCAAGGATCCGCGCACCGGCAAACGGGTGGCGAGGGTCAACCCGCCGAGCGCATGGGAGACGACGCCCGTCCCCGAGCTGGCGATCATCGAGCCCACCCTGTGGGAGAAGACCAGGCAGCGCCAGCAACTGGTCTCGCAGGAGATGGGGCGCGACCCGCAGGGCAATCCGCTCAATCGGGCGCACCGGCGCAAGTTTCTCCTGTCAGGGCTTGTCCGCTGCGGCGTATGCGGCAGCGGCTTCACCATCACCGGTCAGGACCGTTATGGCTGCGCGACCCGGCGCTCGTCCGGGACCTGCACCAATAGCCTGACCATTGGCCGGGCCGAACTGGAAGCGCGGGTGCTGCACGGCATCAGGGAGACCCTCCTGACGCCCGATCTGTTCAAGGCATTCGCCGACGAGTTCCGGAAGGAAGTGATCGCGGCACAGGCCGAAGCCTCTGCCGCGAACGAGCGCCTCGCCGCGGAGCTGGCATCGATTGACGCCCGGATTACAGGGGTCGTCTCCGCGATCGAGAATGGCCACTACAGCCCGACCCTCGGCAAGCGGCTGAGCGAGCTGGAGGCCGAACAGGCAAGGCTCTTGTCCCTGCGGCAATCCCAGCCGGAGACACAGCCGATCATCCTGCATCCCAACCTCCCCGAGCTCTATGCCCGCCAGATCGCGGCGCTGACTGCGAACCTCAATGATCCTGCCGTGAAGGACGAAGCCGGCGACGTGCTGCGAAGCCTGATCGAGAAGATCGTCGTCCTCCCCGGAAGTGCCGGGGACCGCGTCAACCTTGAACTGCACGGGGACTTGGCCCGGATCCTCCGCCTGTGCGGGATCGCGGACAATAAAAAACCCCGGGAACCTTGCGATTCCTGGGGTTTATTGTCGGTGGTTGCGGGGACAGGATTTGAACCTGTGACCTTCAGGTTATGA
- a CDS encoding DUF1499 domain-containing protein, giving the protein MMQPSGREPLPVSKAVPVAGWLAVISAILLGGGPVSYRLGLTRADTAIDIFHAGGIAAAAALTAALVALFLILIRPGRSSGALNAAATALFGAAAVTAVLYWSIVPAWQTPAIHDVVTSPRDPPEFVALRTIHYERHSYSRYQARDPRSGMSISAAYPEIGTLVFDRSLRQVFKAAQDTARALGWSIAATARTEGRLEAVDRATIFGFHDDIVIRVRLNTAGYTVLDIRSASREGTRDLGRNACRIEAFVAHLKSHLP; this is encoded by the coding sequence ATGATGCAGCCATCAGGACGGGAGCCTTTGCCGGTGTCGAAGGCCGTGCCCGTCGCCGGCTGGCTGGCCGTGATATCCGCGATCCTTCTTGGCGGCGGGCCGGTTTCCTACCGGCTGGGGCTGACCCGGGCGGATACCGCGATCGACATTTTCCATGCCGGTGGCATCGCCGCCGCCGCCGCGCTGACTGCCGCGCTCGTCGCGCTGTTCCTGATCCTGATCCGCCCCGGCCGCAGCTCGGGCGCGCTCAATGCCGCCGCGACCGCCCTGTTCGGCGCCGCGGCCGTCACCGCCGTGCTCTATTGGTCCATCGTCCCGGCGTGGCAGACACCCGCGATCCATGACGTCGTCACCTCGCCCCGCGACCCACCTGAATTCGTCGCGCTACGCACGATCCATTACGAACGGCACAGCTACTCGCGCTACCAGGCGCGAGATCCGCGGTCGGGTATGTCGATTTCCGCGGCCTATCCGGAGATCGGAACACTCGTCTTCGACAGGTCGCTACGGCAGGTCTTCAAGGCCGCGCAGGATACCGCCCGCGCGCTGGGATGGTCGATCGCGGCAACGGCGAGGACCGAAGGACGCCTGGAAGCGGTCGACAGGGCGACCATATTCGGGTTCCATGACGACATCGTCATCCGCGTCCGCCTCAATACCGCGGGCTATACCGTGCTCGACATCCGTTCGGCGTCCCGCGAGGGGACCCGGGATCTGGGCCGGAACGCCTGCCGGATCGAGGCCTTTGTGGCGCATCTGAAAAGCCATCTACCTTGA
- a CDS encoding S-(hydroxymethyl)glutathione dehydrogenase/class III alcohol dehydrogenase — translation MKTKAAVAWQAGKPLSIETVELDGPRAGEVLVEMKATGICHTDAFTLSGADPEGLFPAILGHEGAGIVVDVGPGVISLKKGDHVIPLYTPECRQCEYCTSGKTNLCQSIRETQGRGVMPDGTSRFSLGKDKIIHHYMGTSTFANHTVLPEIALAKVREDAPFDKICYIGCGVTTGIGAVINTAKVKPGSNVVVFGLGGIGLNVIQGARMVGANMIVGVDLNPARKAIGEKFGMTHFVNPNEVEGDLVPYLVNLTKGGADYSFECIGNVNVMRQALECCHKGWGESIIIGVAGAGQEIATRPFQLVTGRVWRGSAFGGAKGRTDVPKIVDWYMDGKINIDDLITHTLPFEQINEGFDLMHRGESIRGVLTYS, via the coding sequence ATGAAGACGAAGGCCGCAGTGGCGTGGCAGGCAGGCAAACCCCTGAGCATCGAGACCGTCGAACTGGACGGTCCGCGCGCCGGCGAAGTGCTGGTGGAGATGAAGGCGACCGGCATCTGTCATACGGACGCCTTCACCCTGTCCGGCGCCGATCCGGAAGGTCTGTTCCCCGCCATTCTGGGCCATGAAGGCGCGGGCATCGTCGTCGATGTGGGGCCGGGCGTCATCAGCCTGAAGAAGGGCGACCACGTCATTCCCCTCTATACGCCGGAATGCCGCCAGTGCGAGTACTGCACCTCGGGCAAGACCAATCTGTGTCAGTCGATCCGGGAAACCCAGGGACGCGGCGTCATGCCGGACGGCACCAGCCGGTTCTCGCTGGGCAAGGACAAGATCATCCATCACTACATGGGCACCTCGACCTTCGCCAATCACACCGTGCTGCCGGAGATTGCCCTCGCCAAGGTCCGCGAGGACGCGCCGTTCGACAAGATCTGCTACATCGGCTGCGGCGTGACCACCGGGATCGGCGCGGTGATCAACACCGCGAAGGTCAAACCGGGATCGAACGTGGTGGTGTTCGGGCTGGGCGGCATCGGCCTCAACGTCATTCAGGGCGCCCGCATGGTCGGCGCGAACATGATCGTCGGCGTCGACCTCAATCCGGCGCGCAAGGCCATCGGCGAAAAGTTCGGCATGACCCACTTCGTCAACCCGAATGAGGTCGAGGGCGATCTGGTTCCCTATCTGGTCAATCTGACCAAGGGCGGCGCCGACTACAGCTTCGAGTGCATCGGCAACGTCAACGTGATGCGCCAGGCACTGGAATGCTGCCACAAGGGCTGGGGCGAGAGCATCATCATCGGCGTCGCCGGCGCGGGACAGGAAATCGCCACGCGGCCGTTCCAGCTGGTCACCGGCCGGGTCTGGCGCGGCAGCGCCTTCGGCGGCGCCAAGGGCCGCACGGACGTGCCGAAGATCGTCGACTGGTACATGGACGGCAAGATCAACATCGACGATCTGATCACCCACACACTGCCTTTCGAACAGATCAACGAGGGCTTCGACCTGATGCATCGCGGCGAATCCATTCGCGGCGTGCTGACCTACAGCTGA
- a CDS encoding site-specific integrase, whose product MRAPVSLLFEHWPAAEQAVWLALFREADLGEMDGAASHLASKTRELHLHAWGRWLFWLQNRGELGASPSWQLLTPERGQAFLGSVAHLAPNTQAMIAQTLEQCALWMAPGGDWHWLKPIRARIRHEQHRRRDKRPRLVETQALVDLGFALMEDAQARAGLIPVRHLTRYRDGLMIAMLAACPLRLGNFTSIRLGQNLCHDGDRFRLRFDAAQVKNRRALDMPVPLWLAAPIKHYCQVIRPALLAGREEQVLWITKEGLPMLYWSVEKQLKAWTRKAFGHALNPHLLRDCAATSIALAAPAGVRIARDVLGHASLKTTEKHYIHADQIKAFTSFQRDLRPQARDRRVYKDPE is encoded by the coding sequence ATGCGCGCACCGGTATCCCTGCTCTTCGAGCATTGGCCCGCGGCCGAGCAGGCCGTCTGGCTGGCGCTGTTCCGCGAGGCCGATCTCGGCGAGATGGATGGGGCCGCCTCCCATCTGGCTTCCAAGACCCGCGAGTTGCACCTTCATGCCTGGGGACGCTGGCTCTTCTGGCTTCAGAACCGGGGCGAGCTCGGCGCCAGCCCCTCCTGGCAGCTGCTCACGCCGGAGAGGGGCCAGGCTTTTCTGGGCTCGGTCGCCCATCTGGCCCCCAACACCCAGGCCATGATCGCGCAGACGCTCGAGCAGTGCGCCCTCTGGATGGCGCCCGGGGGCGACTGGCACTGGCTCAAGCCGATTCGCGCCCGGATCCGCCACGAGCAGCACCGCCGTCGTGACAAGCGGCCGCGGCTCGTCGAGACACAGGCCCTGGTCGATCTCGGCTTTGCCTTGATGGAGGACGCCCAGGCCCGCGCCGGCCTCATCCCCGTGCGCCACCTGACCCGCTACCGGGACGGGCTAATGATCGCAATGCTCGCCGCCTGCCCGCTGCGGCTCGGCAACTTCACCTCCATCCGTCTGGGCCAGAACCTCTGCCACGACGGCGATCGCTTCCGGCTGCGCTTTGACGCGGCGCAGGTGAAGAACCGCCGCGCCCTCGACATGCCGGTCCCCCTCTGGCTCGCCGCCCCGATCAAGCACTATTGCCAGGTGATCCGGCCGGCCCTGCTCGCCGGGCGCGAGGAGCAGGTCCTGTGGATCACCAAGGAAGGGCTTCCAATGCTGTACTGGTCGGTCGAGAAGCAGCTGAAGGCCTGGACCCGCAAGGCGTTCGGCCACGCCCTCAACCCGCACCTGCTGCGCGACTGCGCCGCCACCAGCATCGCCCTTGCCGCGCCCGCCGGCGTGCGCATTGCCCGCGACGTGCTCGGGCATGCCAGCTTGAAGACCACCGAGAAGCATTACATCCACGCCGACCAGATCAAGGCGTTCACCAGCTTCCAGCGGGACCTGCGTCCCCAGGCCCGCGACCGCCGCGTCTACAAGGATCCCGAATGA
- a CDS encoding helix-turn-helix domain-containing protein, whose product MSPASRPLRFCTVKDVADRLSVCERTILRAIKAGDLPAIRVGRQLRISEEALRDYLERRRSYQPLWGLSARIPCCPFKSLFYKLI is encoded by the coding sequence CCCTGCCTCCCGTCCGCTGCGCTTTTGCACCGTCAAGGATGTCGCCGATCGGCTGAGCGTGTGCGAGCGCACCATCCTTCGCGCCATCAAGGCCGGCGACCTGCCCGCGATCCGCGTCGGGCGCCAGCTCCGCATCTCCGAAGAGGCGCTGCGCGATTATCTCGAGCGCCGGCGCAGCTATCAGCCGCTCTGGGGCCTGTCCGCAAGAATACCCTGTTGTCCTTTCAAGTCATTGTTCTACAAATTAATATGA
- a CDS encoding site-specific integrase yields MKTHPPLTPLKTLSLADLEQLAATMPLEREGRRAHLIGALRRIAGVLGRPGEQIRVDAGFADSLRKVKHQTFGISVSRWRNILVELRFCCRAAGMPAGRSLTPMSPAWQALCALVPPEPRRRLVRLARYCSEAGIAPEAVNDQVAADHLDWLREGAFSKNPWHGYRLLARTWNDQGEQHPQWPSYRFTLEDRRRRVNLSWSDFPESLVNDLAAWEKQVSSGFDFDAEKPVPSEPLAPRTIATRKHQLLTLASAAARAGQPVETLTSLASLCDKAVYVAALKRLRTEHGKERSSWLANIAGALLPIARHHVRVGEDAYRLLKAVHKQVTPRGGGLNRKNQHRLAQFTNQHRLNALQALPASTFRRLRRAAPDRAGALAAQAALAIQLLLDAPMRLANLTGLHRERHLALQQDRKGQPVLRILLQADEVKNRQDLTLPVPADTARLIEEYLTVYHPLIAPAGSPWLFPGQPVSRHKAAARLSTQISRFLLEQLGVEMHVHLFRHLAAMRYLRLHPGAYGVVQILLGHKSIETTISAYACFEQEGSILQFQGSLKGGGR; encoded by the coding sequence ATGAAGACACATCCGCCTCTCACCCCGCTGAAGACTCTCTCGCTGGCCGATCTGGAACAGCTCGCCGCCACCATGCCGCTGGAACGGGAGGGCCGCCGGGCCCATCTGATCGGCGCGCTGCGCCGGATCGCGGGCGTGCTCGGCCGTCCCGGCGAGCAGATCCGTGTCGATGCCGGGTTCGCCGATAGCCTCCGGAAGGTGAAGCACCAGACGTTCGGCATCAGCGTCTCCCGCTGGCGCAACATCCTTGTCGAGCTGCGCTTCTGCTGCCGGGCCGCCGGCATGCCCGCCGGACGCTCGCTCACGCCCATGAGCCCCGCCTGGCAGGCACTGTGCGCCCTGGTGCCGCCCGAGCCGCGCCGCCGTCTGGTCCGCCTTGCCCGGTACTGCTCCGAGGCCGGCATCGCGCCCGAGGCCGTCAACGACCAGGTAGCCGCCGATCATCTGGACTGGCTGCGCGAGGGCGCGTTCAGCAAGAACCCCTGGCACGGCTACCGCCTGCTCGCCCGGACCTGGAACGATCAGGGCGAGCAGCACCCCCAGTGGCCGTCCTACCGCTTTACGCTGGAGGATCGCCGCCGCCGGGTGAACCTGTCCTGGAGCGACTTCCCCGAGAGCCTGGTCAATGATCTGGCCGCCTGGGAGAAGCAGGTCTCGAGCGGTTTCGACTTCGATGCCGAGAAGCCGGTCCCCTCCGAGCCGCTGGCGCCGCGCACCATCGCGACCCGCAAGCACCAGCTCCTGACCCTCGCCTCGGCGGCGGCACGGGCCGGACAGCCGGTGGAGACGCTGACCTCTCTGGCCTCCCTGTGCGACAAGGCGGTTTATGTCGCCGCCCTCAAGAGGCTGCGCACCGAGCATGGCAAGGAACGCTCCAGCTGGCTCGCCAACATCGCGGGTGCGCTTTTGCCCATTGCCCGTCACCATGTCCGTGTCGGCGAGGACGCCTACCGGCTGCTGAAGGCGGTCCACAAACAGGTCACGCCCCGGGGAGGCGGCCTCAACCGGAAGAACCAGCATCGGCTCGCCCAGTTCACGAACCAGCACCGTCTCAACGCGCTGCAGGCCCTGCCCGCATCGACCTTCCGCCGGCTGCGGCGCGCGGCGCCCGACCGCGCCGGTGCCCTGGCGGCGCAGGCCGCGCTGGCCATCCAGCTGCTGCTCGATGCGCCCATGCGTCTCGCCAACCTGACCGGGCTGCACCGCGAGCGCCATCTCGCCTTGCAACAGGATCGGAAGGGACAGCCGGTGCTGCGCATCCTGCTCCAGGCCGACGAGGTCAAGAACCGGCAGGATCTGACCCTGCCGGTACCGGCGGACACGGCACGGCTGATCGAGGAGTACCTCACGGTCTACCATCCGCTGATCGCACCTGCCGGTTCGCCCTGGCTGTTTCCCGGGCAGCCCGTGTCCCGCCACAAGGCAGCCGCGCGCCTGAGCACCCAGATCAGCCGGTTCCTGCTGGAGCAGCTCGGCGTCGAGATGCACGTGCACCTGTTCCGCCATCTTGCCGCCATGCGCTATCTGCGCCTCCATCCGGGCGCCTACGGGGTGGTGCAGATCCTGCTCGGCCACAAGAGCATCGAGACCACCATCTCGGCCTACGCCTGTTTCGAGCAGGAAGGGTCCATCCTTCAGTTCCAGGGCTCCCTCAAGGGCGGAGGACGCTAG
- a CDS encoding GtrA family protein yields MPPRRLVGQFLRFGVVGTLGFAVDSGVLYVLLQETAAGPWLGRILSFLCAASVTWALNRSFTFADASPAKIHRQWALFVGFMMLGGAINYGVYALVLAGGGATGLRPLLAVACGSIAGLAVNFTTSRLFVFRDGVSRS; encoded by the coding sequence ATGCCGCCGCGCCGGCTGGTTGGTCAATTCCTTCGCTTCGGCGTGGTCGGGACGCTGGGCTTTGCCGTGGACTCAGGTGTTCTCTACGTGCTGCTGCAGGAAACGGCGGCGGGTCCTTGGCTGGGCCGCATCCTTTCGTTTCTGTGCGCGGCCAGCGTGACCTGGGCGCTCAACCGCAGCTTCACCTTCGCCGATGCGTCTCCCGCCAAGATCCATCGGCAATGGGCGCTGTTCGTGGGGTTCATGATGCTGGGCGGCGCCATCAATTACGGCGTCTACGCCCTGGTCCTGGCGGGCGGTGGGGCGACTGGCCTGCGGCCACTGCTGGCGGTCGCCTGCGGCTCGATTGCCGGGCTCGCCGTGAACTTCACGACGAGCCGGCTCTTCGTCTTCCGTGATGGTGTCAGTCGATCTTGA
- a CDS encoding enoyl-CoA hydratase-related protein, which produces MYQEILYSVNGPVAEVRFNRPDRLNALTRRMLAEMKHAIGEAEKDDNVVGIVLTGEGRGFCAGMDMQALSALGAAGGTGKRVDEDYGLDAQPGDPAMGEDFLKGHSYLMAVRKPIIAAINGPCAGLGFVLAMLCDLRFMGQEAVVTASFSQRGLVAEYGVSWILPRIIGVSKTLDLLWTSRKIKGDEAKEMGLVDKVFPAGDVAAQARAYIEELAAKAAPYSLMMMKRQVYRHLAMPLGEAVAETTQWIAESTARDDFKEGVNAYLEQRPPQFGRVKID; this is translated from the coding sequence ATGTACCAGGAAATCCTCTACAGCGTGAACGGCCCGGTGGCCGAAGTCCGCTTCAACCGTCCCGACCGGCTCAATGCGCTGACCCGGCGCATGCTGGCGGAAATGAAGCACGCCATCGGCGAGGCCGAGAAGGACGACAACGTGGTCGGCATCGTGCTGACCGGCGAAGGACGCGGCTTCTGCGCCGGCATGGACATGCAGGCGCTCTCGGCGCTGGGCGCGGCGGGCGGCACCGGCAAGCGGGTCGACGAGGATTACGGCCTCGACGCGCAGCCGGGCGATCCGGCCATGGGCGAGGACTTCCTGAAGGGCCATTCCTATCTGATGGCCGTGCGCAAGCCGATCATCGCCGCCATCAACGGCCCGTGCGCGGGCCTCGGCTTCGTGCTCGCCATGCTATGCGATCTTCGCTTCATGGGCCAGGAAGCCGTGGTCACGGCGTCGTTCTCGCAGCGCGGCCTGGTCGCCGAATATGGCGTCAGCTGGATTCTGCCGCGCATCATCGGCGTGTCGAAGACGCTGGACCTGCTCTGGACCTCGCGCAAGATCAAGGGCGACGAGGCCAAGGAGATGGGCCTGGTCGACAAGGTGTTTCCGGCGGGCGATGTCGCCGCCCAAGCCCGCGCCTACATCGAGGAACTGGCCGCGAAGGCGGCGCCCTACTCGCTGATGATGATGAAGCGTCAGGTCTATCGCCATCTCGCCATGCCGTTGGGCGAGGCCGTCGCCGAGACCACCCAGTGGATCGCCGAGAGCACCGCGCGGGACGATTTCAAGGAAGGCGTCAACGCCTATCTGGAACAGCGTCCGCCCCAGTTCGGCCGCGTCAAGATCGACTGA
- a CDS encoding ketopantoate reductase family protein yields MKIAIMGSGGVGGYFGAKLALAGNDVTFIARGAHLDAIRANGLRVTTDTGEMTVNPAKATDDPATIGPVDVVLFTTKLYDTTEAAESLKPVMGPETFVVTVQNGVSGADLIGDVLGRDRVLAGSTYIISHLEAPGLIHHMGQFQRIVFGEVDGTLSERGKAFATTCADAGIDVDFSDKVLTTMWEKFIPLTVMSGMTALTRMPIGPILSDPELSAMVDAAVAEAVAVGRAQGVPLHEKAADRVQKTVRAAPYDTKSSMLVDLERGKKMELPWLSATVAKMGGELGVPTPTHAFIAAALKLHAGGTARP; encoded by the coding sequence ATGAAAATCGCCATCATGGGATCGGGCGGCGTCGGTGGCTATTTTGGCGCCAAGCTGGCGCTGGCGGGCAACGATGTCACCTTCATCGCGCGCGGCGCCCATCTCGACGCAATCCGCGCGAATGGCCTGCGGGTGACGACGGATACGGGCGAGATGACCGTCAATCCGGCCAAGGCGACGGACGATCCGGCGACGATCGGGCCGGTCGATGTCGTCCTGTTCACGACCAAGCTCTACGACACGACCGAAGCCGCCGAGAGCCTGAAGCCCGTGATGGGTCCGGAAACCTTCGTGGTGACGGTGCAGAACGGCGTGAGCGGCGCAGACCTGATCGGCGACGTGCTGGGCCGCGACAGGGTGCTGGCCGGTTCCACCTACATCATCTCGCACCTAGAAGCGCCGGGTCTGATCCATCACATGGGCCAGTTCCAGCGTATCGTCTTCGGCGAGGTGGACGGCACGCTGAGCGAGCGGGGCAAGGCCTTCGCCACGACCTGCGCCGATGCGGGGATCGACGTGGATTTCAGCGACAAGGTCCTGACGACCATGTGGGAGAAGTTCATTCCGCTGACGGTCATGAGCGGCATGACCGCCCTCACCCGCATGCCCATCGGCCCCATTCTCTCGGACCCTGAACTGTCAGCCATGGTCGATGCGGCCGTGGCCGAGGCGGTCGCGGTCGGGCGCGCGCAGGGTGTGCCGCTGCACGAAAAGGCCGCCGACCGCGTACAGAAGACGGTCCGCGCGGCGCCGTACGACACCAAATCATCCATGCTGGTTGATCTGGAACGCGGCAAGAAGATGGAGTTGCCCTGGCTGAGCGCCACGGTGGCGAAGATGGGCGGCGAACTCGGCGTGCCGACCCCAACACATGCTTTCATCGCAGCCGCGCTCAAGCTGCATGCGGGCGGAACCGCCCGGCCCTGA